A window of Nitratireductor kimnyeongensis genomic DNA:
ACCGTTTTGGGAGGAAAGATCGATTATGAAAATTCTTGCGCTTGCATCCATGGCCCTCATGACGGCCACCGCCATCCCGGCTATGGCCCAGGTTTCCGATGAAAAGGTGAAGATCGGCATCCTGAACGACCAGTCGGGCGTCTATGCCGATTTTGGCGGAAAGTGGTCCTATGAAGCCGCGCTGATGGCGGTCGAGGATTTCGGCGGTACAGTCCTCGACAAGCCCATCGAGGTCATCACCGCCGATCATCAGAACAAGCCCGACATCGCCTCTAACATCGCCCGTCAGTGGTATGACACGGAAGAGGTGGATGCGATCATGGAGCTGACCACCTCTTCGGTGGCGTTGGCCGTGCAGGGTATCTCGAAAGAGAAGAAGAAGATCAACATGGTCACCGGCGCGGCGACCACGGAACTGACCGGTGCGCAGTGCTCTCCATACGGTTTCCACTGGGCCTATGACACGCATGCGCTGGCCGTTGGCACAGGTGGCGCACTGGTGGAGCAGGGCGGCGATACCTGGTTCTTCCTGACAGCGGACTATGCGTTCGGCTATTCGCTGGAAGAGCAGACCGGCAATTTCGCTAAATCCAAGGGCGGCGAAATCCTCGGCGCCGTGCGCCATCCGCTCTCCACCACGGACTTCTCCTCGTTCCTGCTCCAGGCTCAGGCCTCGGGTGCAAAGGTGATCGGTCTGGCCAATGCCGGCCTCGACACCGCAAATGCGATCAAGCAGGCGGCCGAATTCGGCATCGTGGCTGGCGGCCAGCGGCTCGCAGCGCTTCTGTTCACGCTGGCCGAGGTTCATGGTCTTGGTCTTGAGGCCGCGCAGGGGCTGACACTGACAGAGGGCTTTTACTGGGATCGCGACGATGAATCGCGTGAATTCGCCCGTCGCTATTTTGAGCGCACCGACCGCATGCCGAACATGATCCAGGCCGGCACCTATTCCGCCGTGATGCAGTATCTGAAGGCTGTTCAGGAA
This region includes:
- a CDS encoding ABC transporter substrate-binding protein, producing the protein MKILALASMALMTATAIPAMAQVSDEKVKIGILNDQSGVYADFGGKWSYEAALMAVEDFGGTVLDKPIEVITADHQNKPDIASNIARQWYDTEEVDAIMELTTSSVALAVQGISKEKKKINMVTGAATTELTGAQCSPYGFHWAYDTHALAVGTGGALVEQGGDTWFFLTADYAFGYSLEEQTGNFAKSKGGEILGAVRHPLSTTDFSSFLLQAQASGAKVIGLANAGLDTANAIKQAAEFGIVAGGQRLAALLFTLAEVHGLGLEAAQGLTLTEGFYWDRDDESREFARRYFERTDRMPNMIQAGTYSAVMQYLKAVQEAGTDETEAVAKLLHEMKVNDLFARDATVGANGRLLNDMYLMEVKAPADSKEPWDYYNVLATIPGEEAYIKPSESGCSLASQ